Below is a genomic region from Fusobacterium canifelinum.
ACCGTTATCATGCTAGAGAATTTATAAAAACTATTGACTACATACATGAAAATTTTAAGGGTTGTGGAGTAGTCGGTGGATTGAGTAACCTATCTTTTGCTTTTAGAGGAAATAACGTTTTAAGAGCAGCATTCCATCATATATTCTTAGAAGAAGCAGTACCAAGAGGATTTAATTTTGCTATTTTGAATCCAAAAGAAAAAGCACCTCAGTGGACAGATGAAGAAAGAGAAAAAATTAAATCTTTCATATTTGGAGATAGTACAGATATGGAAGCTTTACTTTCATTGAATTTAGTTAAGAGAAAAGAAGATGCACAAATATTTGCAGAAACTCCTGAAGATAAAATTAGAAAAGCATTAATTCAAGGAGGAAGTGAATCTTTACAAGAGGTTATTGAAGATTTATTAAAAAAATATAAGGCACTTGAAATTTTAGAAAATATATTGATGTCTGCAATGCAAGAAATAGGAAGATTATTTGAACAAGGAGAACTATATTTACCACAACTTATTCGTTCAGCTTCTGTTATGAATAATTGTGTTGATATTTTAACTCCATATTTAGAAAAAGTAGATAAGACTTCATCAAAAGGTAAAATTTTAATGGCAACTGTTGATGGAGATGTACATGATATAGGTAAAAATATTGTTGGAACAGTTCTAGAATGTAATGGTTATGAAGTTATAGATTTAGGGGTTATGGTTCCAAGAGAAAAAATTGTTGAAACTGCAAAAGAAATAAATGCAGATGTTGTAACTTTAAGTGGACTTATAAGTCCCTCTTTAAAAGAGATGGAAAGAGTTGCAGATTTATTTCAAAAAGTTGGAATGCAAGTACCAATATTAATTGCAGGAGCAGCAACTTCTAAACTACATACAGGATTAAAGGTTTTACCTAATTATGATTACTCTTTACATGTTACAGATGCTATGGATACTATAACAGTGGTTTCTCAGCTTCTATCAACAAAGAGAAAAGATTTTATTGAAACAAAACAAAATCAACTTCGTAAGATAGCTAAGAGATATATAGATAACAATAATGAAACTGAAGAGAAAAAAGTTTTACCAGAAGCTAAAAAGACTGTTAGTTATATTCCTAAGGTTTTAGGAAAACAATTTTTATCTTTACCTGTTGAAATATTTAAAGATACTTTAAAATGGGATATTGCTTTATATGCATTAAGAGTTAGAAATACTCCTGAGGAAGAAAAAACTTTAAATGATTTAAAGAAAATTTATGAAAAATTAATAGAAGAAAAAGTTGAATTTAGAGCAGCTTATGGATATTTTAGATGTAAAAAGACTGAAACATTTTTAGAAATGGAAGGAATGACTTTTGAGGTTTCACCTGAATTTGCACAATATATAGAAAAAGAAGATTATGTTGGTGGTTTTGTAATTTCAGTAGGAAGTAAAATCTTTAAAGATGACAAATATTTAGGTTTACTAGAAACTTTACTATGTAATGCAATAGCAGAAACTGCTTCTGAATATATGGAAACAAGAGTATCAGAGGATATAGTCCCAACATTTTTAAGACCAGCAGTTGGATATCCAATTTTACCAGATCATTCATTGAAAAAAATTGTATTTGATTTAATTGATGGTGAAAGAACAGGAGCTAAATTAAGTCCAGCTTTTGCTATGAGTCCATTAAGCACTGTTTGTGGTTTTTATTTATGTAATGATAATGCTAAATATTAATTTTCATATATAAATAAATATGTTATAATAAATAATTGAGGTGAAATTATGAAAAAAATATTAGCATTTATTAGTTTGTTATTTTTAATGGTGGCTTGTTCTTCAACAGAAAAAGTTGTGAGTAAAAGTAGTGGTAGTAGCAATAGAGGAAGTAGTGTTTCAAGAAATCAAACAACAGTAAGAAATATGGGAAAATTCCAAGTTGATTCAAGTTCTTATGTGGCAACAGGAAAAAATGAAAGAATTCAGTTTATAGTTGTTCACTATACAGCAATAGATAATGCGGCTTCTATAAAAGAATTAACTACAAATAAGGTAAGTTCACATTTCTTAGTTTTAGATGAAGATGATAATAAAATATATAACTTAGTTCCACTTGAACAAAGAGCTTGGCATGCAGGAGCAAGTGCATTTAGAGGAAGAACAAATATAAATGACACTTCTGTTGGTATTGAAATAGTGAATGATGGAATAGCAAAAGAATTTATACCTGATCCTAATCCATATCATCCTTATGATCACTATGTTGATTATAAGCCAGTACAAATAGAAAAGGCAGCACAAATCATTAAATATGTTGCTGAAAAATATAATGTTCCTGCAAGAAATATAGTTGCACATTCTGATATTGCACCAAGTAGAAAGAAAGACCCAGGAGCAAAGTTCCCTTGGAAAGAATTATATGATAAATATAACATAGGTGCTTGGTATGATGAGGCAGACAAACAAGAGTTTATGGATGAAGAAAAATTTAATGCTACTTCAATTAGAGAAATAAAAGATGAGCTAAGAAAATATGGCTATGAAATAAATAGATTTGATGAATGGGATAAAGAAAGTAAAGATGTGGTTTATGCTTTCCAATTACACTTTAATCCTAAAAATGCAACTGGAGAAATGGATTTAGAAACTTTTGCAATTTTAAAAGCATTAAATAAAAAATATCCTGATTAAAAAGGTGATTTTTATGACAGAAAAAGAAATTGAATTATCTATGGATAAGGCTTTAAAAAAGCTTCCTTTTGAAATTAAAAAAATAAAATTTGTTTTAGCAGTGATAAAGTTTTTTAAAAGGAAATAGTTTATGGATGTGATTAAATTAATTTCTGTAAGTAATAATGAATTGAAAAATGAAGCATTGAATATTTATCTAAAAAATGACTATTATTTTAGTAAAATATCAGATACTTCTCAAAATATTTCTAATGTTGAGGAAGATACAGAAGCTATTCCTAATGGAGTTCAAAAAAATCAAAAGAATTATAGGTTAATTTCTTTTAATAATGAAATATTAGGAGTAGTTGATTATTTAACTGATTATCCAGAAAAAGATACTATTCTTATAGGTTTTTTTTATAATTAAAAGTGATAAACAAAAACAAGGTTTTGGAACTAAAATATTTAAATACTTAGAAAATTTATTTAAAAATAAAAAATTTTTTAAAATAAGAATAGGAGTATTGGTTGATAATGAAATTGGACTTTCTTTTTGGAAAAAACAAAACTTTAAAGAAATTGAAAGAAAATTTTTAAAATTTGAAAAGTCTGAAAAAGAAGTTATAGTTATGGAAAAAGAAATATAAAATAATATTGGGTTGCAAGTTGTAACCCAATTTTTTATAATATAAGAAAAACTTTGGAGGAAAATATGTTAGAAGAAAAATTATTAAAGAAAATAAAAACAATTAATGAAAATTTTATAAATTTAGGTTTTGATTTAGAAGAAGACTTAATTGAACTTGTAACTCAAAGAGAAGATATTAAAGATAGAATAGAAAATACTAAATATAAAAAAATGACTTTTTCAAAAGATGAAGAAGCTAATTCCTATATTTTAAATTTGGAAGATTGTCAAATAAGTTTTGATATTATTGAAGGTGAAGATGAAGAAGGACCTTGGTTTGAAGTGGAATGCAATATAATTTTCTTTTAAGAGAGGTAGGGGATTGAGATGAAAATTATAAATAATATTTTTATGATAGTAATTTTATACTCAATCTTAATATTTTTTGATAAAACATCAGAAAAAAAAGAGCTTGATAAAAATGATAAAATAAAAACTGTTATAGCTATATTACTTATAATAAACTTTTTTTGTCTTTTTGTGGATTATGGTTTTTTATATTTTATAAATTTTATACTCATTTTAATAATTATTGTATTAATTATTAAAAGCTTGATTTTATTAATTTCTAGAAAAGACACATTTTATTTTTGTTTTATATTGTTGAATATTTTATTATTAATAATATATTTCTTTTTATTATTTATGGGACTTATGATAATGTCTGGTTTTTAAAATTTATTTGGAGTATAGGTTATGGAGATAGAAATTAAAGAGAAAATTAATACATTAGAAATAACTAAAAGTTGTAAACAAGAATTAAGAAAAGCTACTATCATAGCTATTTCTATAATGCTTTTGATTTATTTCTTATACATATATAAAGAACCTTCAATGTTTTTACTATTTCCAATATATTTAACACCTTTTGCTTACATTATTTTTACTATTGTATGTCAAAGATATAAATATGAAGTAATTTTTATAGATACTAAGCAAATTAGATTTTCAAGTAGTTACACTGAAAAAAACTCGAAAACTTCTATGACAAGTTTCTTCAAAATTGAAAATTTAAAAGAAATTTATGTGATGGAATATCATCAATTACCACCTAAAAAATTTTTTGGAATAACAAAATATAAAAATATTCCACACTATATGATACATTTTATTTTTTCAGGTGAAGAAGATTATCAATGTTGGGGCTATAAAATTTCAATAGAAGAGGCTACAAGAGTGGTAAGAAGAATAGAAGAATTTTTGGAAAAACAAAAAATATATTTTTGAAAATAAAAAGAGGAAATACAGATGATTAGCATAAGGGAAAAAAGAGATGAAACTATACTAATTCAAAATAATAAGTTAATATATGATTTAGCAATAAATACCTGCTTGTTATTTTTTATATTTTCAGGAATTTTTAATATTTTAAAAAATAATATAGTACAAGTTTATTTGGATACAGTGCTTATTTTTGTTTGCCATTTTTTATTCAGATGTTTTTCAAAATTTAAGAAAAAAAGTTTTATAAAAATAAATTTTCAAAAATTAGAGATTTCATCTACTTCTAAAAGAAGAACATTTTTATTAGAAGATATTAAAAAAGTACAAATAGAGAAAATAAAATTAAGAAGAGAAATTCCTTATATATTAAAATTAGAATTAAAAAATGAAAGAAAAGAAACTTTAATAAAATCGTTTTATTGTAAAGAATTGATTTTAGTGAAAAAAGAAATTTTAAAATATAAAAATAAAGGTGAAATCAATGAAGTTTTTTAGCCCTAAAATTATTATTGAAAAAAGATATAGATATTTAAAAATAGATAAAAAAGTAAATTTTCAAAAAATACTTCTAAATATAATTTTTCTCATAATACTTTTAGTAATTTTAAAAAAGATAATTCCAATAATAAATAATTATGAATTATATAGCTTTTCATTTTTTACTAGTCTTGTTATAATATTAAATTTCTTTCTTTTTTTCGTAATTCTAACATTTAAAAATTTATCAAATGAAAGTTTAGAAATAGATAGTAGAAAAATAGTTATCAAGAAAAAATTTATCTTCTTTTGTTATTATAATAAAGAAATTACTATAAAAGAAATTATGAGGATAACTTATAAAGGATGGAATTTTATAACAGCAGCAAATATTTTTAACAATGTAAATAATTCTATAATAATACAAGCAAATACAGGGTTAGAAGAAGATGAAGAATTTTTCTTTGGAACAGGAATAGATTTAAAGATATATGGAATTTTTCAAAAGACTATAAAAGAAATATTAGGAAAAAATTACAAAAAGCTAGATTTTATATATGCTAAATATTAGAATAAAAAAGAGGTAGAGTAAGTGAAGGTTACCAAATATTCTGAATGAGAATGGTATTATGACAAAGTTGAAAGTGTATAGAGTATATAAATATGAAAAAATCTATGTTAACTTTAAAGGAAAGAGTGAAATTAATGAAAATTTTCAATCATAACATATTCATAGATTTGATTTTGTTTATAGGTTTAGTTGTAATTTTCATAATTATTTTAAGATGTATTTTTCCTATAATAAACCAATGTAAAGACTATATTTTATATTTTTTTAAAAAATTAGTTTACTTGGATTTTTGTTTGTCTTTTTAGAGTTTTTTTATGATAAATAGAGGTATTGATATGAAATATACTTTAAATGAGAGTATGGTAGGAATAAATGGAATAGAAATTTTAAAACAAATTTTGTAAAAGTGTGGGGGAGTAAATGGAGAAAAAAGAAATAAAATTAAATCATTTTAATATTTATGCAGTAATTGCACTAATAGCTTTAATATATTTTTCAGTAAAATGTATTCAATTTTATTTTGAAGTAGGAATACCTAAGGAGATTTGGGAAATTATAATTGCAAAAAAGAATATATTTATTTCAAATGAAAAAAATAAAGAAACTAAACTTTTGGAAAAATTACTTTTCTTATTATTCGTATTTATTCCACCTTTATTAGTCTATCTTTTTGTAAAAAAAATATATAAGATATGTAATTATTTTTTAAGTGAAGAAAAAATAGTTATCTCAGATAAATATTTTTATTATACAAGAAAATTAGCTATGTTTAATTTAAAAAAGTTTGAAATTAATTTAAATGAAATAAAAAAAATTACTAAAATACCAATGAAGGTTCCAACTAGATTTTCAACAAATATACCAGCATTAGCTATTTTATGGTATTTTAAGGAACAAGAAAGAATATTAATAAAAGATAAAAATGGAAAAGAATATAAGATATGGAATATTCCAGCAAGAAAATTCTCTCCTTTAACATACTATGGAACACCAAAAGATGATGCAGATTTGTATATTAAAGAATTGAGAGAATACTTAAAACTTGAAGAGGAAAAAATAGAAGATAGGCAAAAAATAGAAAATTTAAATGTAGAGATGAAAAAGTTAATATATAGTCATCCAGATTTATCAGAAAAAAAGGAGAGTTTTTTAATTTTGTTCTTTTCTCAAAATTTTCTTATGTTTATTTTTTTAGAGCTTTTTAGTGAAGGAATAACAGTATTCTATGAGGGTGGAATAGAGATATTATTTTTTATAGTAATGAATATTGCTTGTATTGTAATAAGTTACTTCTTAATAAAAGGAATGAAAAATGCAATAATTTACTTTTTTCCTTATGAAGAATATGAAATAATTGAAGATAGATTATATTATAAGAAAAAATTAAAATTATTGGGTAAATCTTTTATAATGAAGAAGTTTGATGTTAATTTAAAAGATATAGAGAGTATTTCATCTTTACCACCAAAAAAATCTTTTAGGGGATTAAAATGTTTTGATGACTTGAAACCTTGTAAAAGAATTTATATTAGATTGAAAAATGGAGATGGATATGAAGTATGTAATTTTGCAAAAAATCCTTATAATTATGGCTTCTTTGGAGATGCCGACAAAGTGCTAGAAATGGAATTTAAAGAAATTTTTAATAATATAAAGTCTTTTATTGAAAATGGAGAAAAGAAATATAATTTTGAAAAACAATTAGAAGAAATAAAATCTAACTATAATTTAGAAAAATCTGAAAGATATAATTTCATTTTAGATAAGATTATAGAAGAAGAAAAGCTATATTTCTACAAAGATGAAGAAAAATTTATAGTTAATGCAGAAGAAATAGCTATAAAAAATTTAGAAATATTTAAAACTATGAATTTTGAAGAAGTAGATTTCTATGTGTTCTATGTTGATTATTTATCTAAAAAAGAAAATCAAGATAAAAAAGTATTAGTAGGCTTCAATGGAATTGATGGAAAAGAAGTAACTATGTCAAAGTTAAAAGATGATATAAATGAGATTAGAGATAGTAAGAGCACATTTATTTAAAATATAATTAGGAGTAAATATGGAAACTGTGAGTATAAGAAAAAAAGTCAATGAAACTATTATTATCCAAAATTCTAAAAGAGTATTTAAATATTTATTTACTATTATTATTGGAATGTATTGTTTATTAAATTTTCTTTCTATAAAAATAGATATAAATCTTTCATATAAATTTTTCTCAATATGGCTATTTTTAGTTTTATTTTTTACAGTAAGACCTGCCTTAAAAAGAAGAGGAATTAAAGTCTTTTTAAAAGTGAATAATCAAAAAATTATAATAAAAAAGCAAAAAATATTTGGAAAAGATGAAGAAAATTCTTTTTTATTAAAAAATATTGAAAATATGGTTATTGAAACAGAAAGAAAAGGAGGAAAGGTTTTAGTAATAAAAATGTTAAATAATATAGAAGATAGAAGCATATCCACAGCAGATTATGTTTATGATTTAAGAATGATAAGAAAAATTATTTTAGAATACAAGGCAAAAGGTGAAGAAGAATGGAATTTCTAAGACCTAAAATAATAGTGAAAAAAGATGAAGAGGGAAACTATATTCTAAAAAAGAAAGCTAATATCTCATTGATATTATCACTTCTGATTTTATTTTTTTTTATTTTCAAAGGTTTGAAAAGAATGGAAAAAATGGAATATTTATTTAATATTGAATATATTGGGACAAATATAGTAGCTTTTTTCATATTTTTCCTATATTTTTATGTGATTTGTATATTTTTTTCAAAAGAAATTTTTGAATTTAAAAATAAGGAAATAAAAATAAAAAAATATTTTCTATTTTTCTGCTATTTAAAAAAAACAATAAAAATAAAAGAAATAGTTAAGATAAAATATATCTCAACAGGAGGAATTTTTAGTGTAATATTGTCAATATTATTGGCAGGAATATTTTTCAAAGATAATATACAAATTCAAGCTAACACAGGCTTAGATGAAGATGAAGCATTTTACTTTGGTGCAATAATAGGTTTTGAAGGTTATAGAAAATTTTGTGAAATATTTAGAAAAGTTACAAAAAGAGATAGAGCAAATATTTATTTTATAGAGGGAAGATAATGAAAATTATAACATATAGAAATCTTAATATGGGAGAAACTATAATAAATTTTTTAATTTTATTGTTTCAACAAGCAATATTTTTTGGACTTATATTTATTTATGTATACTTAGATTATACAGTTTATATTCAAAAAGATTATGAGTTATTGGGTATAGCTATTTTAGTAATTCATAATATTGTCTGTCTTGTAATAAACTTTTTTTATTTGAGAGCAGTAAAAAATGCGATATCTAATTTTTTTACCTATGAAAAATATAAAATAAATGATGGCAAATTATATTATGAAAAAGAATTAAAATTATTTAAAAAGATTTTTTGTTTTAGAAAACTTGAAATTAATTTGTCTGATATAGATGATATTTTTATATTACCACCAAAAAAATTTTATCATGATAGATGGACAAAAGATATTTTTGCAAAATATACAGAGTATTTTAAGCCTTGTAAAAGAATAAAAATAAAATTAATAGACAGTAAAGAGTATGCTGTTTGTAATTATGTGAAAAAGAGAGAGTATAATAAAGTTTATGCTGAAGCAGCAGAGGCAGTATTTCAAACAATTGCTAATAATATAAAGGATTTTATTCTTGAAGAAAAAGAAT
It encodes:
- a CDS encoding homocysteine S-methyltransferase family protein — its product is MFEFEKELRERILVLDGAMGTVLQKYELTPEDFNGAKGCYEILNETRPDIIFEVHKKYIEAGADIIETNSFNCNAISLKDYHLEDKVYDLAKKSAEIAKNAVKESGKKVYVFGSIGPTNKSLSFPVGDVPYKRAVSFDEMKEVIKVQVAGLIDGGVDGILLETIFDGLTAKAALLATEEVFEEKNVKLPISISATVNRQGKLLTGQSMESLIVALDRNSVTSFGFNCSFGAKDLVPLVIKIKELTTKFVSLHANAGLPNQNGDYVETAQKMRNDLLPLIENQAINILGGCCGTSYDHIRAIAELVKGQKPRVLPKENLLETCLSGNEIYNFKDKFTCVGERNNISGSKLFRTMIEEHNYLKALEVARQQIDAGAKVLDINVDDGILDSVEEMKNFLRVLQNDSFIAKIPIMIDSSDFAVIEEGLKNTSGKAIVNSISLKEGTEEFLRKAKIIRKYGASIVVMAFDEKGQGVSAERKIEISQRAYDLLKSIGVKNSDIVFDPNILSVGTGQEADRYHAREFIKTIDYIHENFKGCGVVGGLSNLSFAFRGNNVLRAAFHHIFLEEAVPRGFNFAILNPKEKAPQWTDEEREKIKSFIFGDSTDMEALLSLNLVKRKEDAQIFAETPEDKIRKALIQGGSESLQEVIEDLLKKYKALEILENILMSAMQEIGRLFEQGELYLPQLIRSASVMNNCVDILTPYLEKVDKTSSKGKILMATVDGDVHDIGKNIVGTVLECNGYEVIDLGVMVPREKIVETAKEINADVVTLSGLISPSLKEMERVADLFQKVGMQVPILIAGAATSKLHTGLKVLPNYDYSLHVTDAMDTITVVSQLLSTKRKDFIETKQNQLRKIAKRYIDNNNETEEKKVLPEAKKTVSYIPKVLGKQFLSLPVEIFKDTLKWDIALYALRVRNTPEEEKTLNDLKKIYEKLIEEKVEFRAAYGYFRCKKTETFLEMEGMTFEVSPEFAQYIEKEDYVGGFVISVGSKIFKDDKYLGLLETLLCNAIAETASEYMETRVSEDIVPTFLRPAVGYPILPDHSLKKIVFDLIDGERTGAKLSPAFAMSPLSTVCGFYLCNDNAKY
- a CDS encoding N-acetylmuramoyl-L-alanine amidase, whose product is MKKILAFISLLFLMVACSSTEKVVSKSSGSSNRGSSVSRNQTTVRNMGKFQVDSSSYVATGKNERIQFIVVHYTAIDNAASIKELTTNKVSSHFLVLDEDDNKIYNLVPLEQRAWHAGASAFRGRTNINDTSVGIEIVNDGIAKEFIPDPNPYHPYDHYVDYKPVQIEKAAQIIKYVAEKYNVPARNIVAHSDIAPSRKKDPGAKFPWKELYDKYNIGAWYDEADKQEFMDEEKFNATSIREIKDELRKYGYEINRFDEWDKESKDVVYAFQLHFNPKNATGEMDLETFAILKALNKKYPD